A window of the Lactuca sativa cultivar Salinas chromosome 5, Lsat_Salinas_v11, whole genome shotgun sequence genome harbors these coding sequences:
- the LOC111910367 gene encoding ribosome biogenesis protein WDR12 homolog gives MDIDGDVEDVSRRVQVRFVTKLKPPFKAPTTTISIPSTLTRKGLSSVVNSLFQSGNDDWKHEPFDFLIYGELVRMSLEDFLLAKGISAEKTLEIEYIKAVAPRKEEDPSLHDDWVSAVDGSNQFILTGCYDGLGRIWKGPGNCTHILEGHNGAITSVGVVNSKDNENDTNKVVATGSKDRTVKLWKFDPELLSENLKISSFRTLVGHTASVQSLASQPNGNLICSGSWDCRINVWQTESNEADIVSVKKMKKGNKQEESQSEVYFYILIYIFIKFIDNLVKK, from the exons ATGGATATCGATGGAGATGTTGAAGATGTTTCAAGAAGAGTACAGGTGCGATTCGTTACAAAGCTTAAACCGCCATTCAAAGCTCCGACGACAACCATTTCCATCCCTTCTACCCTCACAAGGAAGGGTCTTTCGTCCGTGGTTAATAGCCTTTTTCAATCAG GAAACGATGATTGGAAACATGAACCATTTGATTTCTTGATTTATGGTGAGCTAGTGAGGATGTCACTTGAAGACTTTCTTCTCGCCAAAGGAATCTCAGCG gaaaaaaccctagaaattgaatACATAAAAGCTGTAGCTCCACGCAAGGAAGAAGATCCTTCATTACATGATGATTGGGTCAGTGCAGTTGATGGATCAAATCA GTTCATTTTGACAGGTTGCTACGATGGATTAGGAAG GATATGGAAAGGTCCAGGAAATTGTACACATATTTTAGAAGGTCATAATGGTGCAATAACATCAGTTGGTGTTGTGAATTCAAAAG ATAATGAAAACGACACCAATAAGGTTGTTGCAACTGGATCAAAAGACAGAACTGTGAAACTCTGGAAG TTTGATCCAGAGCTTCTATCAGAAAACCTAAAGATTAGTTCTTTCAGAACTCTTGTTGGGCATACTGCTTCAGTTCAAAGCCTTGCATCACAACCTAATGGCAATTTG ATATGTTCAGGTTCTTGGGATTGCAGAATCAATGTGTGGCAAACAGAGTCTAATGAAGCAGATATTGTTTCagtaaagaaaatgaaaaaagggAATAAGCAAGAAGAATCTCAATCAgaggtatatttttatattttaatttatattttcatTAAGTTTATTGATAATTtggttaaaaaataa